The Streptomyces sp. GSL17-111 region TGCGGGACTACATCCACGTCGCGGACCTCGCGGCGGCGCACCTCGCGGCGGCGCGCGCGCTGCAGGCCGGGGAGACCAAGGCGGGGCACGACCTGACCGTCAACATCGGCCGGGGCCAGGGGGCGTCGGTGCGGGAGATGATCGACCTGATCGCCGAGGTGACGGGGTACGCCTGCACCCCCGAGGTCACCGCGCGGCGGCCGGGTGACCCGCCGCGTGTCGTCGCCTCGGCCGACCGCGCGGCGGAGGTGCTGGGCTGGACGGCCCGGCACGACGTCCGCGACATGGTCGCCTCGGCGTGGGAGGGCTGGTGTCTGCACCATCCGGAAGCGGCACGCTAGCCCCGCTGGTGGTGGTCGACGCCGCCAACGTCGTCGGCTCGGTGCCCGACGGCTGGTGGCGCGACCGCCCGGGCGCGACCCGGCGGCTGCGCGACCGGCTCGCCGCGGCGGTGGCCCGGGGACGCGTCGCCGGTGTGGACACACCCCTGGAGCTGGTGCTCGTCGTGGAGGGCGAGGCCCGGGGCGTCGAGCCGGTGGCCGGGGTCCGGGTCCTCGCGGCGTCCGGCAGCGGTGACGACGCGATCGTCTCGCTCGTCGCGGCGGAGGGCCCAGGGCGCGGCGTCGTCGTGGTGACCGCCGACCGCGAGCTGCGCGCCCGCGTCGCGGCCGAGGGCGCCACCACCGTGGGACCGCGCGGACTGTGAGACGGGACCCGGCGTTCCGACCGGCCGTGGCGACGGCCGGTCG contains the following coding sequences:
- a CDS encoding NTP pyrophosphohydrolase, with product MSAPSGSGTLAPLVVVDAANVVGSVPDGWWRDRPGATRRLRDRLAAAVARGRVAGVDTPLELVLVVEGEARGVEPVAGVRVLAASGSGDDAIVSLVAAEGPGRGVVVVTADRELRARVAAEGATTVGPRGL